The DNA region GCACGATCTGATGCATGTACGCTTGTTTGACCGGACCCGCGACGCCCACGGCGCCGGTAACCACGAGTAACAACGCCAGGGCCACCCAAAAGGATCCAGCCAGACCGACTCCGATGGCCGCCACCGCCTGGGCCCCGGCCGCCCAGAGCATCAAGGTCGATCGCTTGCCGCAAAACCTGGTCAACCAGTCGGTGAGCGCGTTGCCGACGATCATCGAAGCCGACACGAGTGCGGCGACGACCCCGGCTATCCACACCTCGTCCCGCCCGAGCAGCTCGAGAAAGTACGGCTGCCAGGCGTAGAAGCCCCAACTGAGGAATCCCCCTTGGATGGCGGAGCACAGCATCAACAACCGCATGGACGGCCGCTGCCACCCGAAGGCAATGCTGGCGCGCGCCACGGCCCGCATTTCCCGCGGAAGGGCGGTCAGTTGCAGCGCGCGAGGCGTGAACCCGAGGTCGCGCATGACCATCGCGGCCACGATGAAGACCACAACCAGCATGCCGGCTCTGACCACATAAGGCAGCGCCAAGTCCACGCTGCCCAAGAAGCCGCCGCTCACCGTCCCGACGAGCATCGCCGCGCCCGTCACCATCGCTCCCCTCGCGAACACGCTGTCCAGTCCGCCTGTGAACCCAGTCTCGCGCAGCGCGTCGACCAGCCACGCCTCGACCGCGCCCGAGTAGAAGGTGAACCCGAGGCCCATCACCACGGAGGCGGCGACAAACGCCAGCAAGCTGCCGCCGGAGCGCGCCACCGCCACGTAGGCAACGGTGGTGAAGATCAGAATCCCAACGCTGAGCAAGAACGACACCCGACGGCCGCGAGTGTCGGCGAGCACGCCGGTGGGGATCTCGAAGACCACCATGCCCGCCGTGAACGCGCCGTTGGCCAAGAACACGCCGAAGATGTCGAGCCCCGCGTCCAGCAGGAACAGCGTATTGACGCCCCAGATCATGGACGCCGAGAGCGTGTACAGTCCCGCCACGGCGTAATAGCTGCCGATGACCCGGGCTGGCGTATCACGGCTTCCGCCCTTCACGCTACGGACAGCCTTCGGCCGGAGGCAAAGCGTGGCACCCGTGAAGTCATGAGTATTCCCGCGAACGAGTAGGGCGGAAAGAAGGCCGAGATCTGGTGGAGGCGTGAGGGGTGATCACCACGGAAACCACGCCAGTGTAATGAAATGCCTCCTTCGCCCACTCACTCGCAAGTAACGGAGCCCGGCTGATGGTCTGGCCGGATTTTCGAATCTCAAGAAACCTACTTGACGAGGATATAAAAATGAGCACGAGAGAACTGAAATTGGGCGCCTACGGCGGCTTCGCAGGCGGTTTGGTCTTCGGAGCGATGATGGGATTCACGGGCATGCTTCCGATGATCGGAAGTATGGTCGGCCAACCGACGGCCGGCGCCGGTTTCGTTGTGCACATGGTGAACAGCGTAATCATCGGAGCCGGCTTCGCCCTTGTACTCGGCCGGTTCGTGAGCGGGACCCACAGCGGTGTGGGGCTCGGCCTCGCGTACGGTGGGGCCTGGTGGATCCTTGGACCGCTCACCTTGATGCCGCTCTTCATGGGCATGGGCTTGGGCGTCAACTGGAACGCGGCCGCTGCTGCGGCCATGCTCCCAAGCTTGGTCGGTCACCTGATGTTCGGCGGCGTCCTGGGCCTGGTTTACGCCTGGCTCCGTCACCGCAATGTCGGCTTAGCCCTAGCGACCGCCGGCTGATGCAAAGACGCGGACGGCTTCCACGCGATTCGGGGGGCGCCCGCATTCGGACGTCCCGCGCCCGCGACGGGAGCACCCATGGAAAACCTTGATGCCTTCCTGGGTAGCTACGGCTACTGGGTGTTCTTCGCCGTGGGCTTCGTGGAGTTCGTCGGAGTGCCCATCGTCAGCGTACCGGTGCTCATCGGCGGAGGGGCGATGGTGGCCTCAGGGACACTCGGCTTTTGGCCGGTTGTCCTGTCCGTGGCGTCAGGCGGCTGGCTCGCGGACCTCGGATGGTACTGGGTAGGTCGTCGGCAAGGCTCTTGGTTGATCGATGTAGCCTGCCGTCTTTGGTCCAACCCGAGGGCCTGTGTCTCGACGGTCAAGGATCGCCTTTCCCGCATGGGCACTCCATACATCCTGCTTGCGAAGATGCTTCCCGGGTCAGGAAACCTCATCGCCGTGGCCGCAGGTCTAGCCGGCTTCGGGACCCTTCCCTTTATGCTCGCCGACGCCGCCTCGCTGATCCTGTGGGCGGCGATCTACACGGGTACCGGTTGGATCCTTTCTGATCAGGTGGCAGCAGCGATCGAGTGGGCACTGACGTACAGCTGGGCGGCGATGGTGGTCTTGATATTGCTCGTCCTTGGTGCGTTCTGGCGGCGACGTGAAGTGCAGAGGCCGTCGGTTCGCGACCGTCTCCTAGGCTAGACGGACCAGGTCGCTCTTTGCGAAGAGTGCACCCGGGTCGGGAAGGTCGATCTCGGCGTAGAGTCGCCGAGGAACGCCGATGTCTGCGAGATAGAGCTCACCGACGTGCGCATGCGCCCGGCCCGAAACCAACCCGGTCTTCGGAAGGGCCAACGTCAGCGTGGCCGTGGCCCGTACCGTGGACTCGCTTACGTCTCCGCTAGTGGCGTCCATCCCGGAAGGAACATCCAGAGCGAGGATCGGAGCTCCCCCCGACCCCGACCAGCGGATGAGAGCCTCGGCCCCGCCATGGGGAGCGCCGCGAAGGCTGTAGCCGATCACACCGTCGATGACCAGGTCTGGTGTAGGGCCTTCTAGGGTGGCCACCAGCTGTCCTGAAGAGACGACTTCGACACCGAGGCGGTGCAGGATGGCCAGCTGCTTGGCCGGTACCGGTGCGAAATGCTCCGGCTCCTGGGCCAGGACCGTCCGTATTGTCGCTCCCCATCCGTGAAGCCGGCGCGCCGCGACCAATGCACCGCCTCCGTTACCACCTGATCCGGCTAGAATCACCACGGTCTTTTCTTGGGGATCACCGTCCAGGAACCGATCGCGCGCCAAGGCCGCGAGGGCCCGCCCAGCGTTCTCCATCATCTGGATGAGATCGATCTCGTAGTTCTCAACCATGGCCTGATCCACGGCGGCCATCTCAACGCTGGTGACGGCCGGTACGAGACGCATGGGAATCTCGGGGATTTCTCTCATCCGTTCGGTTACTGTGATCGTTTCTCCGAATACACCCAGTCGGGCCGGCGGGACATGAGGGCTCGCAGATCCATGCGGATCTCTTCGGACGTGGGACGGCCGACGAACCACCAGCCGTTGTAGACCTTATAGATCGTTCGATCCCGATCCAGGATGAACGTGTAAGGGAGGTATACCTCGCCGTGGGCCGGGTCCGTTCGATCCGTCATCTCCAGCTCGTGGAGCAGGCGGCGGTCGGGGTCCATGAGAAACGGCCAATCTGCTGCGAGCGCCGTGCGCGTCTCGGTGGTGTTCACACGGTCATCGACCGAGACAGTGATCATTTTGCAGTAGTTGACTCGAAACTCGGGCTGCAGTTGCTGCACATAGGTCGTCAACTGACGACGATCCTTTGGTCAGTAATATCCGCGGCTGAAAATCAGGACGGTAGGGAAGCCGCGAATTAATTTGGACAACTTCTGCGACTTGCCATCTTGATCGGGGAGTTCGAAGTCGAGAAACGTGTTTCCCACCTTCAAGTCGGGGTGTATCGGATAATCCATGTCTCCTCGCTCGTTCCGCGCCGAGGCGCATCAATTAGATCGAAAGTACCCAGCCCGGAGCCCCGAGGGAGCAGCACCCCCGGGGCCTTCCAACATGCAGCGCAACTAAAACCTCAACCCAGCGGCGGGAAGTCTTCTAGGATCTTCTCCACCGCTTCGCTGACATACATCCGGAGCTTCTCAGGATCCGGATCAAGATCCAGCGATTTTCTGGCCGACCCTCGAAAGACGACTTCGTCCGTTCGCACATCGATTATGTCCAGAACCAAGGTTCCCCGCAGGTATTCGCGCACGCGGCCCGTGCCCGCGTATCCGTATCCGACACTCGGATAGCCGTAATAGCCGTTATACGGCCTAAGGTACCGGCCACCATAAAGCGAAAAGCCAAGGTACCCTCGATTATAGGACCGCGGGTACCAGTACGGCCCTCCAAAGCGGTAGGATCCAAAGCCGTAGGATCCAAAGCCGTAGGATCCATCGATCCTCGACTTCTCCTCTGCCGTCACGCGGTATGCAATCCGGAAGTCAGGAGTGCCAGACGTCGCCTTGCGATAACCCATCCTATCAAGTTCGCCCTCCACGGCATCTCGGATATGCCGTTTCAATAGTGGGCTATCTATGACCGGATCGCCGCTCGCGTCCGCCTCCTGGTCGACCCAGTCGTACGTGCTCAACTGCGTCAACGACACTTCCGGGTCGTAATCCGTCCGTACTTGCAGAGTCCCGGCGCAGCCCGCTAGGGCAAGGACCGCAAAGAAACTCAGGGTGGCATGAGAGGTTTTCATCGTCTGACCTCCTTCCTACAAAGACAAAGATGGGTGTGACGCGTTCGTCAGCGTCTAGCGCGGATCGGTTTGTTCTGCCGGAGGTTCGGGGTCGCGATCGCGCCCGTCCGCAATATTCACATCCGATGCATCCAGGCATCGCTCCAGGATCGAGCTCTGAAGCTGCTCGAAGCCTGCTTTGTCGGCCACGCCCAAGTCCCATCGGTCCCGTGCAGCGGCTCCGATGGCCCGAAGCTGGGCCGCGTAGCCTCTGCAATGGCGGCACATCAGGAGGTGGAGCCGGACAGGGGCCCGGGTCAACCATACGGCGTCGGCCAGCTCATCGCTGGCTATGAGGCGCACAACTTCTTTACAGTTCGGCATGTGACTATGGCTCGATCCCTTTGGCTTCCAGGCATTCGCGCAGGCGATTGCGCGCCCGATGCAGAAGGACTCCTAGGTTAGTGCGCGTGACCTCCAGAATCTTACAGATTTCTTGGGTATCCATTCCCTCGATTTCACGCAGGACAAAGGCCATCCGCTGGTTCGTTGGAACCCGGTCCAGGCAGCCGTCAATTCCCTGGCGCACCTCAGCATCGTAGACCTCCGCGTCCACCGGGAGCGGTGGCCGCGTCCAGCTCCCGGCGTCATCAAACCGCTGCTCGAAGACTTCCTCGATGTCGTCCATCTCGTTGTCTCGCCCCAGATTTCGCCGCGCTGCGGCAATCTTCTTGTACAGGATGCCGAACAGCCAGGTCCGGACATGGGAGCGGCCCTCAAATCGGGGCGCTGTCTCGATGAAGGTGACAAACGTGTCCTGCGCGACGTCCTCGGCGAGTTGAGGGGCGAAGCCGGCACCGCCGGCGGCGCGCAGGATCTGAGGGAGATAACGACGAACGACCTCTTCGAGCGCCTGGGCATCGCGCTCCCTGATCCGCGCCGCGAAGTCAGGATCTTCCACATACGTAGCGATCGCTGCGCCACTCGTTTTCGTGTCCGCCACTCAATCCTCGGCAATCGGGAGTGTACAAGATCGAGCCGCTAAGCGTGTCAACGCCACCGTTCG from Gemmatimonadota bacterium includes:
- a CDS encoding MFS transporter; the protein is MKGGSRDTPARVIGSYYAVAGLYTLSASMIWGVNTLFLLDAGLDIFGVFLANGAFTAGMVVFEIPTGVLADTRGRRVSFLLSVGILIFTTVAYVAVARSGGSLLAFVAASVVMGLGFTFYSGAVEAWLVDALRETGFTGGLDSVFARGAMVTGAAMLVGTVSGGFLGSVDLALPYVVRAGMLVVVFIVAAMVMRDLGFTPRALQLTALPREMRAVARASIAFGWQRPSMRLLMLCSAIQGGFLSWGFYAWQPYFLELLGRDEVWIAGVVAALVSASMIVGNALTDWLTRFCGKRSTLMLWAAGAQAVAAIGVGLAGSFWVALALLLVVTGAVGVAGPVKQAYMHQIV
- a CDS encoding DedA family protein; the protein is MENLDAFLGSYGYWVFFAVGFVEFVGVPIVSVPVLIGGGAMVASGTLGFWPVVLSVASGGWLADLGWYWVGRRQGSWLIDVACRLWSNPRACVSTVKDRLSRMGTPYILLAKMLPGSGNLIAVAAGLAGFGTLPFMLADAASLILWAAIYTGTGWILSDQVAAAIEWALTYSWAAMVVLILLVLGAFWRRREVQRPSVRDRLLG
- a CDS encoding NAD(P)H-hydrate epimerase; amino-acid sequence: MRLVPAVTSVEMAAVDQAMVENYEIDLIQMMENAGRALAALARDRFLDGDPQEKTVVILAGSGGNGGGALVAARRLHGWGATIRTVLAQEPEHFAPVPAKQLAILHRLGVEVVSSGQLVATLEGPTPDLVIDGVIGYSLRGAPHGGAEALIRWSGSGGAPILALDVPSGMDATSGDVSESTVRATATLTLALPKTGLVSGRAHAHVGELYLADIGVPRRLYAEIDLPDPGALFAKSDLVRLA
- a CDS encoding redoxin domain-containing protein, with translation MTTYVQQLQPEFRVNYCKMITVSVDDRVNTTETRTALAADWPFLMDPDRRLLHELEMTDRTDPAHGEVYLPYTFILDRDRTIYKVYNGWWFVGRPTSEEIRMDLRALMSRRPDWVYSEKRSQ
- a CDS encoding DUF4136 domain-containing protein; this translates as MKTSHATLSFFAVLALAGCAGTLQVRTDYDPEVSLTQLSTYDWVDQEADASGDPVIDSPLLKRHIRDAVEGELDRMGYRKATSGTPDFRIAYRVTAEEKSRIDGSYGFGSYGFGSYRFGGPYWYPRSYNRGYLGFSLYGGRYLRPYNGYYGYPSVGYGYAGTGRVREYLRGTLVLDIIDVRTDEVVFRGSARKSLDLDPDPEKLRMYVSEAVEKILEDFPPLG
- a CDS encoding sigma-70 family RNA polymerase sigma factor, encoding MEDPDFAARIRERDAQALEEVVRRYLPQILRAAGGAGFAPQLAEDVAQDTFVTFIETAPRFEGRSHVRTWLFGILYKKIAAARRNLGRDNEMDDIEEVFEQRFDDAGSWTRPPLPVDAEVYDAEVRQGIDGCLDRVPTNQRMAFVLREIEGMDTQEICKILEVTRTNLGVLLHRARNRLRECLEAKGIEP